A stretch of DNA from Anopheles nili chromosome 2, idAnoNiliSN_F5_01, whole genome shotgun sequence:
GTGCTACGAACAACGCAATGACCACGAAAGAACGGATCGGTGACTGTGTTCCCGTGCGAAACGGATCAGATTGCACTGTTTACTGCGTCGTACAACCCGATCGGTAACCATTCTTGTCCAATAGGGATTGGGAAATTAGTCAGATCTGAACGAGATGCGGACAATGCCTTTTTCGAGACATGTCCTTCATGTATACTAACATACAAATTGCTCTCTAAATTGGACGGTGAAATCATGAAGTATCAAATTTCCTCGACCGAATTCCAATGCTGCAGGAGATCAAGATGCAACACCGCGAATGCGAGAAAGTGTAAGATTATATCGTTTAATATAGATTTGGAGCTGCTAGCCAAACCAAATATGATGGGAGccaattttcattaaaaaaaatgcacaaaagaAACCAGATTCGTTTTTGTTAATGTTCGTGATTGCCATAAGTGGCgatgtgcaaaataaaaagcgtTTTTACGAGCCCATCAAAGCATGTTATTAAATTCTGAACAGGAAGCGATCACTATTATCACTCGACAGTCACGTTTTATGACGTGAGGTGCCAATTGGTATGACGCTTCAAAAGTaaaacattttgtttcgttctctGCAGGAAATTGAACGAGCCAAGAGCTAATGATTACGCGATATTTATGGATATGAACCGTAAATTACTGTATCATGTGCCTGCCGATGCAACACGTTACATTAATAACTGAAACAGGATGATTTCCCCCAATATACTTTGCGCCATTCAAATCGTTTCAGCTGTGATAATAACGCTTCAAAAGTCATTCGCAGCTAGCCGGCTGGTAGACCTTCGttgggaaggtttttttttctcgtatgATCACTCGAACAGCCACCACCATGGGTTGTAATCTTACCGACCGGGAAATGTTGTACCTCCCGGTCACCAGTGCTAGCGATCGTAGGGGGAGCGAGAGACTTGATCATGAATTGATCAGCGCAGTGAAACTGATGTTTACATAACACAACACGCCGTCTATCGGTTCCATTTGAACTGAACAAGACGCGAACGGACGCGAACTTGATGGTAAAGGCGGGGAGGAATCGTGTCACTGATTGCgatgcgcaaaaaaaatgaaacggccTGCCACATCCCAAACGCCAGCATTTGATCATCTTTGAGAGCTTCTTTGGCgaacaaagagagaaagcaaccGTGGAAGCCGCCAAGCATGAGCTCATTTTTCGGTGCTCCAGACCCCGAATTATCCAACATTGTCGTTCTGAGCCAGGTTAGTCGAAAACGatttgttgataatttgttcaTTTGAAGCTAAGTACGAATTTTGACTACTGACTTACCTGCACTCCATCGTCGGTTCCTTCGGTTTGCCCGGTGGCCTTAGAAACGGAATCTCCATCGGCGGTAGGATTCGGTTGCTCCTCGGAATGGACCACCGTCAGCAGTAACGCCGTCGTcgatagcagcagcagtagctgcGGAAGGAAACGCATTCTCCACCTCATTCGTTGCACGTACAGTACGAGGAATTGCTGCACTGATTACTGCGTATTATTGCATTCGTTCTTTATTGCGTGAGTTCACTTTTCTGCTTGATTGAACACTTCACAAAACTTCTGCTTCACCTTGATTacacaagaacaaaaaacaattaatACCGGTTATCTTTCAGATGTTAGAAACACGCGCGTCTGTTAACTAAGCTCAAATCACAAACCTATACGACACCAGCCTCGCTATTTGCAAAATGTACTCTGCGGTTTGCGACTCAAAcagttttaaataaatactcGCTTCTGACGTttggtgttgtatttttgctcATCAGAATTACACACTGTAAGGTTGGTTTATATAATTTGACAGttgttcgtttgattttaaagcgcaaatatttttcatcaGTACAGTAGCGGTTAGTTTTTTGTAGCATAAagtgaaattatttttgatattAGTCTAAAAACATATATTTAAGTTTCTCTTACAGCGATTAAAGACAATCACCTAGTCAGCAACTTTTACACGAGCTGCATCTGATTTACGACATTTTTGTACTTCATTTAAAGTAGTTTAGCACATTTATGTTAATGCCATCCAAATTCCTTACATACGTTATGAATTGTTTCAGTCAATGATAACGGACCATTTATTGAGAAATTCAGTACATTTAATTAAGAAGCATGAGGTTAAGACGATTTTTCAGCACCCTTGGCAGCTGCACCGGTATTTACCGTGTTAAACAGCTTATGCTTGGCAATCTGTGCCATTAAACCGTGGATTAGCTCAATTGAAGTGCGGCTGCAGTCACGACTTGCCTTGGAAAGCTTATCTTCcgttcgtttttcattcgGATCGATTGAACCGCTTGTCATAAACTGACCCCGTCCAAGACTGGCCTCGCTCAGCTCAAGTTTTTCAGAAAGATCCAAAATCTGCCTAGTAGTGTAGTCCGGATTGCTTAGCAGGCCGGAACTACCGAGTGTGTTCATCCAATACTTGTTCCACAACGAATCCAACAACTTACGATCCAGTGCTGATTTGAAATAGGTTACGTCGAGCTGATAGTACTGCTTGCAATGCACACCAAAGTCTTCTATTTTGCTCAAGGGTATGGTTTGGTACTCGGATGGTTCTTCGTTCGGTGGTTTGTATCCTATGAAATTTGATCGTGAGAACTTTTAGTAAGCGAAGCAGCTAAGCGCTTTATAGATACCAACCTTTTGGATAAGTTCGAAAGGCTCCGAGACAAACTTTTCCAGCCGACACGGTCCTAACAGGATCGATCACGATGGCCACAAAAGGTTCCTGGTAGTTTTGGTTCAGCATTTGCGTATTCACGTCGATACCGGATAACCAGCAACCGTATCCCGGATGGCTGTGGTACCATCCGATTGCGTTCTCCATACGTCCAACTTCCTTAGCTGATTCTATGTAGGCTGCCATGTACTCATACGCCTGCGATTGTGCGTTGACGCGCGTTTCGGTGCCTTCGACCGGCAAGGCGAATGCGTCCATTACTACCATTGTGTCGTCCACTACCTTCCCCAACAGCAGTCCCATAACTTCGAGCGCTCCACCAGAACGTGAATGTGTTACCATTTTGATCAGTGCCAAAGCCGAAATTTTTATGTCTTTAAAGAAGTTCGGATCCTTTTCCCATGGCCGAGCCGTCAGaatgcgctgctgctgctcgccgtcgtagcgaaatatttcatcactAGGTGGAAGAGTAATGATGTTGTTCTCCAACTCCCAGGTTTTTCTAGCCATCTCCATGTTTGCAATGTTTTTCGAACTAGGTTTAGCAACTAAGACTGAATTACTGCTACAATGAAAtatatgttgttttattcaccGCTTCACATCAAGACTGTTGTCAACAAGAAGTTGTCAAAAATCTGCTAGCATGATGTTGAAGGTAAGGTTAGCTCAAAAACGCGTTTGCAGTACTAGAAGCAATCGAAAGAAATACAAATTAGTGGAAAACCGTTATAATGGTAGTACACTATACTAAAAAGCCACATAtgggtgcatttgttttctatACACTAATTATATTGAATGCATCGGAGCATGAGCATATGTATAATATGTATAATGAAAAAGTTTCTTCAAGAATGTTAATCTTAAAGAATAATGCTCATTACAGCATAAAGCTGGATTTGCTATGCACTTTGAAGCACGTTGCGATCTGATGGAGTGATCATGATTGATAACAATTCATACGCATGTGTATATATCTCGCGTAGTAATGCCCTTTTTAGCATACATTTTTTACACGTAGTAAAAACCGCGCAATAATACGCTGGATTAAGgttaaataaagcaaaaaaagttGCCCCGCCAGCAACGATTCTGCAGCGTAGAGAAAAGCTATTTGCAAATATCCTGTAAGGTACACAAGTATCTGAATGAATCATCATTGAcaaagcaacgaaagaaaCAATCTGCATGCGATGCAGCAGCGAACCATTTAGAGAAGAAGTAACTCCAAATGGTCCTTTCGATCATGCAAATTAAACTACGAGGAAAATACCGACAAAAAAGGGTAATCATGTCGTTGCACCGCTTTCGGTGGGAGTGACATTGATGGATGGGATGTGAGAAAAGTGTTTGGAGGATAATTTTCTTGTGCAAGACGAAGCGAACCTCATAGACAAAACGAGAAACACGGCAGCAAAAAGAATCACGCACCAAAACACTCGCCAAATGTGTTGGATAAATTTGGTTAATTATCATGAATTAAGCTTGCTGATGGAGATTTTGTTTGCGCGGTTTTGAGACTGGTGTGTTAAGCGACTTGCtggcgatgatttatgataaACTGCATATTAATCACCCATCACACGATGTGGTATCAATTCCATGGTACAACATTTCGATTGATGTGCAAATTCCCCAGAAGGCAAATTGAATTCAGCAATAAACTAAACTGAAATACCTTACCATACCGGGCAAGTATTCTTTGTTCGTTGGTAAATACTTTTGGTTATTGGAAAATGAGATTAATCATTTTTCGAAGCACtacagttaaaaaaaagagcgaaacatAATCCTCGCCCATTCAACCGACGGCTAAATTTCAACTCACCCGCAGAGGCGAGCCACAAAACAGGCGTGTTTGTATCTATCTTTTATCGAGACGCTTAGAACAATGGTAGTGTAAACTGACACTTGTAGCGGATTGACGGCGGGTTTCGAATTGAGGCGCATTGTTCCTTGCCTAGCTGTGAAGATAATGTACCCGCGGTATAACCTCAAAATGGCGGATCGAGCTTTTGACGCACGTGCCATCTTAGTGGGGTTGGGTAATGTCCGATGGGGTTGAAGATAGTTCAACAAAAATCACTCACTCAACAATCCATTGCAAAGGCTTTGACTAAAAATGGAGCAGCGGGAACCATCAGGATAGTCGTTTATCGTGTTCAGGCAAGCGAGCTGGGGTACAGCCGAAACAAACTCTCAGCGGCAACGCCGCGTTGTGCACGTGGGTAATATCGATGGCAATTTCGTTGCTTTTGGCATTATGACTAGCCAAAGGGCGATGCAGACAAGCAGATAATACGAGATACAGCTTCCTTCCATGGTCGCGAACCGCCGTCCCTATCGATGGCGGTAAAGGATAACAATTTGCTGTGGAATTTGATTGATAGTAGGCCTTTTTTCGGTGCAAAACGGCCGAAGTGAGCACTCTGGTTCAGAAAATTGACCGAACGTACGCTTCTCTTTGCTCCTATAAGGGTCTTTTGCTGCCGCTGAAGGCGTATGAGCAgtataattgatttttcatgTAAATACCACCTGTTATGTGGTAGGGCATAGAAGGTGGCGCATCTGCAGGCGTGATCGATTGCCTACCTTGAGATGGGCTCATCTTACAATAGCAGGCGT
This window harbors:
- the LOC128731271 gene encoding COP9 signalosome complex subunit 5: MEMARKTWELENNIITLPPSDEIFRYDGEQQQRILTARPWEKDPNFFKDIKISALALIKMVTHSRSGGALEVMGLLLGKVVDDTMVVMDAFALPVEGTETRVNAQSQAYEYMAAYIESAKEVGRMENAIGWYHSHPGYGCWLSGIDVNTQMLNQNYQEPFVAIVIDPVRTVSAGKVCLGAFRTYPKGYKPPNEEPSEYQTIPLSKIEDFGVHCKQYYQLDVTYFKSALDRKLLDSLWNKYWMNTLGSSGLLSNPDYTTRQILDLSEKLELSEASLGRGQFMTSGSIDPNEKRTEDKLSKASRDCSRTSIELIHGLMAQIAKHKLFNTVNTGAAAKGAEKSS